A genomic segment from Glycine soja cultivar W05 chromosome 18, ASM419377v2, whole genome shotgun sequence encodes:
- the LOC114395012 gene encoding NEP1-interacting protein-like 2 codes for MLLSFLFEVCILNLILSSTMTKWFYGIMGATTWCKEVFSMRVLAGSGGYAVDLFIKVVIAEFTCILALGGSIVGIIAGAIKGHTRGAGFLDGACKGAVTGAIAALELLNIAAYDEPLSKVALLRSLLNGKLFMEWICPAVAQAYHCHISAHATTYREESDIYNDNIVREITVEGVAWNIIQKPPVQQFNSSKMFKLYNDSCCSICFQDFEDEEFVRTLPKCGHFFHLVCIDKWLVQRRSCPMCRIYVPDL; via the exons ATGCTCTTATCTTTTCTATTTGAAGTGTGTATTCTCAATCTCATCCTTTCTTCAACTATGACCAAGTGGTTTTATGGGATAATGGGAGCAACAACATGGTGTAAGGAAGTTTTTTCTATGAGGGTTTTGGCTGGCAGTGGCGGTTATGCTGTTGATCTTTTCATAAAAGTTGTCATTGCTGAATTTACTTGCATTCTGGCACTAG GAGGGTCCATAGTGGGGATAATTGCAGGAGCTATCAAAGGCCATACCAGAGGAGCTGGTTTTCTTGATGGAGCTTGCAAAGGAGCTGTCACAGGGGCCATTGCAGCACTAGAATTGCTAAATATTGCTGCTTATGATGAGCCACTGTCTAAG GTAGCCCTATTGAGGAGTTTATTAAATGGAAAGCTATTTATGGAATGGATATGTCCAGCTGTTGCACAAGCCTATCATTGTCAT ATCAGTGCACATGCAACAACTTACAGAGAAGAATCAGATATTTACAATGACAATATTGTCAGGGAAATCACAGTCGAAGGGGTGGCTTGGAATATCATTCAAAAGCCTCCTGTTCAACAATTCAATTCCAGTAAAATGTTCAAATTATACAATGACTCTTGCTGCTCAATATGCTTCCAg GATTTTGAGGATGAAGAATTTGTGAGGACACTTCCAAAATGTGGCCACTTTTTTCACTTAGTCTGCATAGACAAATGGCTAGTCCAACGAAGATCATGCCCCATGTGTAGAATTTATGTTCCAGATTTATGA